Below is a window of Leguminivora glycinivorella isolate SPB_JAAS2020 chromosome 11, LegGlyc_1.1, whole genome shotgun sequence DNA.
TGATACCTTGACTCTGCCCCCTGCGTGGCCTTGCTAAAATACGCAACTACCCTTTTTTGTCGTCCTTCGTGTTCTTGCAATAAAATAGCTCCGTACCCCAGTGCACTAGCATCTGTATGGAGCTCGGTAGGAAGATTTGGGTCAAATATAGAAAGAACCGGCTCGTCTGTAAGGCATTTAACTATATAGGCACGAGCATCTTCTTGCTCTGTTCCCCAGTCAAAAGGTACACCTCGTCTAGTCAACTTAGCAATACACAGCGTCTTTTGTGAATAACCCGCAATATACCGGCGAAAATAACCAGCAAGGCCTAAGAACTGACGCACTTGCTTAACATTTGATGGACGGGGTGCGTCAAGAAGAGCTTGGACTTTTTTTGGGCTCGGCCGTACCTGACCTTCACGTATAAGCCGTCCTAAATACTCTATTTCGGTTGTAAGAAAGTTACATTTTTTCAGGTTGATCGAAAATCCAGCCGTTGTTAAAGTGTTTAGGACCTGGCGCAGTAAGGCTAGGCCCTCGTCTACAGATTCGGACAGAATTAATACGTCATCTATGTAAACGAGAACCTTTCCGCTCTCGATAAATGACTTCAGGGTTTCTGTAATGATCCTTTGATAAACTACGGGAGCATTTGCCAGGCCATAGGGCATCTTTAAATACTCATATTGGCCTTCAGGCGTGACAAATGCTGTCTTAGGAACAGAATCTGGGTCCATCTGTATTTGATGAAACCCAGTAGCCATATCGAGACTCGAAAAATACTTGGCTTTACCTAGGCGGTCAATATGATCGTCAATAAGAGGCAACGGGAATCTATCTTTGACCGTTATCGCATTTAAAGCTCGATAATCGACGCACATGCGATCTGTGCCGTCTTTTTTCTTGACAAGAATGATAGGACTCGCGAAGTCTGAGTTAGATTCCCGTATGATATTTTTCTCTTTCAGGTCCTTAACTATATCACGAACGCGCAATTTCTCATCATGTGAAAGCTTATACGGCCGATAATTAACTGGTTGGTCGCTGTTTAATTTTATCGCCATAGTTCCAGTTGAAACAGTCGATGATGCAGTACCACTGATAAATGATTGAGAAAACTCATTAATAAGCGCATGTAATTTGAGTTTATCGTCGCCATCTAATGGTGTATTAACATCTAATTCTGTTTCACGAACATGTTGCACATAATCAGAATCTTCATCGCGTATTAGACGTTGCAATTTATTACTTTTTCTTATATAAGTTATGCCTTTATTTAGAATGTCTGTCCCTATTAATAGTGATGTGCTTATGCAAGACTCATTCACGACTAAGAATTCTGCTTCAATGGATATTTCAGGAAACTCCACTACTAAGTTAACTTTCGAAGTAACTTCAATTTCTTGAGGTCCGGCGCCTCTAAAGACTCGATATGTAGGTACCCTATTGCAATTGATGTGTTTCAACACGGCTTTTGATATTAACGAAAGACCTGAACCGCTATCCATGAGAACGTCTAAAGCAACACCTTCTATAACACCCGTTATTATATCTTGGTTGGTTGAAGAATCCTGATCGCGACACAAATTGACATTATTAGAGCGAGTCTCTGAGCGTTGCTTCGCAAAACAACGATCAGCGTTATGGCCGGTCTTGTGACAGTACGAACAAGTAATGAGAGACCTAGCATTTGATGTTTGCGTCCGAGAAGGTGGCGCACCAGCATGACTCGCATCTGAACTAGTCGCGGTCGCGGGAGCACTGCGGTTGGCATTGGTACCACCAAGAGAAGTATCTTCGAGCTTCGGCTTTTTAAAATGGCAGTTATAACGCTTATGACCTACGCCACCGCAACCGAAACATTTGATAGTATTGTCCGACCTGCTACTATACTCGCGCTTGCGTGGATTAAGACTTGAAGGTTTACGGGTAGGATCGTGGgacgagacacgcgacgcagaTTTAGGCTTTGTAAACACCGATAAGAAATCAACAATTTGCTTTGGTTGAAGCTTTGCGTTAGTAGCAGCGGCTTTAATCTGTGAATCCGAAATGCCTCTGATAACTATAGCTGTTTTGAGGTCATCTGACAAACCGGTAACAATGTTCAAACGCATTAAAGCACGACGCGCATATTCTGCGTACGTAGGAAAATCCTTAGAATCGGTACACATGACATTGTAAAGAACAGTTGCGACATCTATATTTTGTGGGCAGAGGGAgcgaaattcaattttaaaattacTCCAAGAGCGGTCGTTTGTTACCCAATCATTGAGCCATAAACGTGCGTCTCCTTTTAAACAATTGGCAATACGCGACAAACACTCATTATCAGACCAACGATTTTTATCGCGAGCACTGTCTACCTCTGCACACCAAACACTGAAGTCGTGAATTTGGGGGTCGAAATTGGAAACGTAATAATGGTTCGGCCTTACTTGCAAGAGCGACGACAGCGTTCCCACGATCCTCTCCGTTACCTCGTCGACGGGAGGACTTGCGACAGAGATCGGAGGCTTTTCAATCTCTGCTGCTGGACCCTCCATAACTGTCGGAAGTGCCATCAGCGTAGCAGCACCTGGGGCCGGCAGTGGTGGTGTCGTTGCTCGCTGTGAATCATAAGCAGAAACAGAAAAGCCATTTGAAACCGGCGAAGGCGGGCGCGGCGTTGTCGACGTGGACCCTATTTTATCCTCAAGTTTCCTTATTTTACGTAATATCGTATTTAGTACCGAATCATCGTCGTCAT
It encodes the following:
- the LOC125231418 gene encoding uncharacterized protein LOC125231418 isoform X1 — encoded protein: MSEKSSNRKRKRSRNRNDDDDSVLNTILRKIRKLEDKIGSTSTTPRPPSPVSNGFSVSAYDSQRATTPPLPAPGAATLMALPTVMEGPAAEIEKPPISVASPPVDEVTERIVGTLSSLLQLTSKQVMKKIERTRASRCQGRPYYQKLPQTPKNEREVTCPARHADVTSRHHAGRAIARAVAGTPEHEAASLSRRA